The following proteins are co-located in the Candidatus Nanosynbacter sp. HMT-352 genome:
- the tet(M) gene encoding tetracycline resistance ribosomal protection protein Tet(M), producing MKIINIGVLAHVDAGKTTLTESLLYNSGAITELGSVDKGTTRTDNTLLERQRGITIQTGITSFQWENTKVNIIDTPGHMDFLAEVYRSLSVLDGAILLISAKDGVQAQTRILFHALRKMGIPTIFFINKIDQNGIDLSTVYQDIKEKLSAEIVIKQKVELYPNMCVTNFTESEQWDTVIEGNDDLLEKYMSGKSLEALELEQEESIRFHNCSLFPVYHGSAKNNIGIDNLIEVITNKFYSSTHRGPSELCGNVFKIEYTKKRQRLAYIRLYSGVLHLRDSVRVSEKEKIKVTEMYTSINGELCKIDRAYSGEIVILQNEFLKLNSVLGDTKLLPQRKKIENPHPLLQTTVEPSKPEQREMLLDALLEISDSDPLLRYYVDSTTHEIILSFLGKVQMEVISALLQEKYHVEIELKEPTVIYMERPLKNAEYTIHIEVPPNPFWASIGLSVSPLPLGSGMQYESSVSLGYLNQSFQNAVMEGIRYGCEQGLYGWNVTDCKICFKYGLYYSPVSTPADFRMLAPIVLEQVLKKAGTELLEPYLSFKIYAPQEYLSRAYNDAPKYCANIVDTQLKNNEVILSGEIPARCIQEYRSDLTFFTNGRSVCLTELKGYHVTTGEPVCQPRRPNSRIDKVRYMFNKIT from the coding sequence ATGAAAATTATTAATATTGGAGTTTTAGCTCATGTTGATGCAGGAAAAACTACCTTAACAGAAAGCTTATTATATAACAGTGGAGCGATTACAGAATTAGGAAGCGTGGACAAAGGTACAACGAGGACGGATAATACGCTTTTAGAACGTCAGAGAGGAATTACAATTCAGACAGGAATAACCTCTTTTCAGTGGGAAAATACGAAGGTGAACATCATAGACACGCCAGGACATATGGATTTCTTAGCAGAAGTATATCGTTCATTATCAGTTTTAGATGGGGCAATTCTACTGATTTCTGCAAAAGATGGCGTACAAGCACAAACTCGTATATTATTTCATGCACTTAGGAAAATGGGGATTCCCACAATCTTTTTTATCAATAAGATTGACCAAAATGGAATTGATTTATCAACGGTTTATCAGGATATTAAAGAGAAACTTTCTGCCGAAATTGTAATCAAACAGAAGGTAGAACTGTATCCTAATATGTGTGTGACGAACTTTACCGAATCTGAACAATGGGATACGGTAATAGAGGGAAACGATGACCTTTTAGAGAAATATATGTCCGGTAAATCATTAGAAGCATTGGAACTCGAACAAGAGGAAAGCATAAGATTTCATAATTGTTCCCTGTTCCCTGTTTATCACGGAAGTGCAAAAAACAATATAGGGATTGATAACCTTATAGAAGTGATTACGAATAAATTTTATTCATCAACACATCGAGGTCCGTCTGAACTTTGCGGAAATGTTTTCAAAATTGAATATACAAAAAAAAGACAACGTCTTGCATATATACGCCTTTATAGTGGAGTACTACATTTACGAGATTCGGTTAGAGTATCAGAAAAAGAAAAAATAAAAGTTACAGAAATGTATACTTCAATAAATGGTGAATTATGTAAGATTGATAGAGCTTATTCTGGAGAAATTGTTATTTTGCAAAATGAGTTTTTGAAGTTAAATAGTGTTCTTGGAGATACAAAACTATTGCCACAGAGAAAAAAGATTGAAAATCCGCACCCTCTACTACAAACAACTGTTGAACCGAGTAAACCTGAACAGAGAGAAATGTTGCTTGATGCCCTTTTGGAAATCTCAGATAGTGATCCGCTTCTACGATATTACGTGGATTCTACGACACATGAAATTATACTTTCTTTCTTAGGGAAAGTACAAATGGAAGTGATTAGTGCACTGTTGCAAGAAAAGTATCATGTGGAGATAGAACTAAAAGAGCCTACAGTCATTTATATGGAGAGACCGTTAAAAAATGCAGAATATACCATTCACATCGAAGTGCCGCCAAATCCTTTCTGGGCTTCCATTGGTTTATCTGTATCACCGCTTCCGTTGGGAAGTGGAATGCAGTATGAGAGCTCGGTTTCTCTTGGATACTTAAATCAATCATTTCAAAATGCAGTTATGGAAGGGATACGCTATGGTTGCGAACAAGGATTATATGGTTGGAATGTGACGGATTGTAAAATCTGTTTTAAGTATGGCTTATACTATAGCCCTGTTAGTACCCCAGCAGATTTTCGGATGCTTGCTCCTATTGTATTGGAACAAGTCTTAAAAAAAGCTGGAACAGAATTGTTAGAGCCATATCTTAGTTTTAAAATTTATGCGCCACAGGAATATCTTTCACGAGCATACAACGATGCTCCTAAATATTGTGCGAACATCGTAGACACTCAATTGAAAAATAATGAGGTCATTCTTAGTGGAGAAATCCCTGCTCGGTGTATTCAAGAATATCGTAGTGATTTAACTTTCTTTACAAATGGACGTAGTGTTTGTTTAACAGAGTTAAAAGGGTACCATGTTACTACCGGTGAACCTGTTTGCCAGCCCCGTCGTCCAAATAGTCGGATAGATAAAGTACGATATATGTTCAATAAAATAACTTAG
- a CDS encoding cysteine-rich KTR domain-containing protein, translating into MCPVCGNKTRLKIREDTELKKFPLYCPKCRQENLIEIKQFKVTVITEPDAKTQSR; encoded by the coding sequence TTGTGTCCTGTATGTGGAAATAAAACACGATTAAAGATAAGGGAAGATACTGAATTAAAAAAATTCCCCCTCTATTGTCCGAAATGCAGACAAGAAAATTTAATTGAAATAAAGCAGTTCAAAGTAACTGTGATTACAGAGCCAGACGCAAAGACGCAGAGCCGATAA
- a CDS encoding helix-turn-helix transcriptional regulator: MRKKEDKYDFRAFGLAIKEARLKRGLTREQVGALIEIDPRYLTNIENKGQHPSIQVLYDLVSLLHVSVDEFFLPANNLVKSTRRLQIEKYMDSFTDKELSLMESLASGINEARNIED, from the coding sequence ATGCGTAAAAAAGAAGATAAATATGATTTTAGAGCCTTTGGTTTAGCCATTAAAGAAGCTCGATTGAAACGAGGTTTAACTCGTGAACAAGTGGGAGCATTGATTGAAATTGACCCACGGTACTTAACTAATATTGAAAATAAAGGGCAACACCCCAGCATACAAGTTCTTTATGACCTTGTATCGTTACTTCATGTTTCCGTTGATGAATTTTTCTTACCTGCTAATAACTTGGTAAAAAGCACCCGACGATTACAGATAGAGAAATACATGGATAGCTTTACAGACAAAGAACTATCCTTAATGGAATCTTTAGCCAGCGGTATCAACGAAGCAAGAAACATCGAAGACTAA
- a CDS encoding sigma-70 family RNA polymerase sigma factor yields the protein MKPSSFQTTIENQFDYICKRAMEDERKNYMLYLSRIAKREVSFSDVGDYLVSQFATTDNYSTDFQIFTLNGLSVGVENDLLSEALRELPDKKREILLLFYFMDMSDSEIADLLKLNRSTVYRHRTSGLALIKKFMEEFEE from the coding sequence ATGAAACCATCTTCTTTTCAGACCACAATAGAAAATCAGTTTGACTATATCTGTAAACGTGCTATGGAAGACGAGCGAAAGAATTATATGCTTTATCTTTCAAGGATTGCAAAGCGTGAGGTGTCCTTTTCGGATGTTGGCGATTATCTTGTTAGCCAGTTTGCGACAACAGATAACTATTCAACTGACTTTCAGATTTTTACACTCAATGGGTTATCAGTAGGCGTTGAAAATGATTTGTTGAGTGAAGCATTACGTGAGTTGCCAGACAAGAAACGTGAAATTCTACTGCTGTTTTACTTTATGGACATGAGCGATTCAGAAATTGCAGACCTGTTGAAATTGAACCGTTCTACTGTCTATCGGCATAGAACCAGTGGACTAGCCTTAATTAAAAAGTTTATGGAGGAATTTGAAGAATGA
- a CDS encoding helix-turn-helix domain-containing protein, protein MKTQYPMIPFPLIVKATDGDTEAINQILHHYRGYITKRSLRLMKDEYGNQSMVVDEVLRGRMETRLITKILSFEIK, encoded by the coding sequence ATGAAAACACAATATCCTATGATTCCCTTTCCTCTCATTGTAAAGGCAACAGATGGCGATACCGAAGCGATTAACCAGATTCTACATCATTACAGAGGGTACATAACGAAGCGTTCCCTACGACTTATGAAAGATGAATATGGCAATCAAAGTATGGTCGTTGATGAAGTCTTACGTGGAAGAATGGAAACCAGACTGATTACAAAGATTTTGTCATTTGAAATTAAGTAA
- a CDS encoding excisionase: MKQTDIPIWERYTLTIEEASKYFRIGENKLRRLAEENKNANWLIMNGNRIQIKRKQFEKIIDTLDAI, encoded by the coding sequence ATGAAGCAGACTGACATTCCTATTTGGGAACGTTATACCCTAACCATTGAAGAAGCGTCAAAATATTTTCGTATTGGCGAAAACAAGCTACGACGCTTGGCAGAGGAAAATAAAAATGCAAATTGGCTGATTATGAATGGCAATCGTATTCAGATTAAACGAAAACAATTTGAAAAAATTATAGATACATTGGACGCAATCTAG